The Falco peregrinus isolate bFalPer1 chromosome 1, bFalPer1.pri, whole genome shotgun sequence genome has a window encoding:
- the ZBTB6 gene encoding zinc finger and BTB domain-containing protein 6: MAADSEVLHFQFEQQGDAVLQKMNLLRQQNLFCDVSIYINDTEFQGHKVIFAACSTFMRDQFLLNQSRQVRITILQSAEVGRKLLLSCYTGALEVKKKELLKYLTAASYLQMVHIVEKCTEALSKYLEIDASMENGNQAAERCHSSDAELGNGDEVLDKDCEIIEISEDSPVNVEYPVKQEKGDVSQPAVQSLVSERKDTKTPEISTVEIGYKDDEICIFRMDSMSVANVENDHFPQPCTSSKTNLYFPETQHSLINSTVESRNTEMSGNHFQAFVSDNPEGTSSLMNGFQSLDDSGSSWRHQCPKCPRGFLHLENYLRHLKMHKLFLCLQCGKTFTQKKNLNRHIRGHMGIRPFQCMVCLKTFTAKSTLQDHLNIHSGDRPYKCHCCDMDFKHKSALKKHLTSVHGRSSSDKPNLNTITKVKIDYD, translated from the coding sequence ATGGCTGCGGACTCGGAGGTGCTGCACTTCCAGTTCGAGCAGCAAGGGGATGCCGTGCTGCAGAAGATGAACCTCCTGCGGCAGCAGAACCTCTTCTGCGACGTCTCCATTTACATCAACGACACGGAGTTCCAGGGGCACAAGGTGATCTTCGCCGCCTGCTCCACCTTCATGAGGGATCAGTTTCTGCTCAATCAGTCGAGGCAGGTGCGGATCACCATCCTGCAGAGCGCCGAGGTGggcaggaagctgctgctgtcttgTTACACAGGCGCGCTGGAAGTCAAAAAGAAGGAGCTGCTGAAATACCTCACCGCCGCGAGTTACCTCCAGATGGTTCACATTGTGGAGAAGTGCACGGAAGCTTTGTCAAAATACTTGGAAATCGATGCTTCAATGGAGAACGGTAACCAGGCTGCAGAGAGGTGTCATTCCTCAGATGCAGAACTGGGAAATGGGGATGAGGTTTTAGATAAAGATTGTGAAATAATTGAGATCTCTGAAGACAGCCCAGTGAATGTAGAATACCCTGTGAAGCAGGAGAAGGGGGATGTCTCGCAGCCTGCAGTGCAGAGCTTGGTCTCAGAAAGAAAGGACACGAAAACCCCAGAAATATCAACAGTTGAAATTGGATATAAGGACGATGAAATCTGTATCTTCAGAATGGATTCCATGAGTGTCGCGAATGTAGAAAATGATCATTTTCCTCAGCCTTGCACCTCCTCtaaaacaaatttatattttccagAAACCCAGCATTCCTTGATAAATTCTACGGTTGAAAGCAGGAATACAGAAATGTCAGGAAATCACTTTCAGGCTTTTGTCAGTGACAATCCAGAAGGAACTTCTAGTCTGATGAATGGCTTCCAGAGCTTGGATGATTCTGGCAGCTCGTGGCGGCACCAGTGTCCAAAGTGTCCGAGGGGATTTCTGCATCTTGAGAACTACCTTAGACATCTAAAAATGCACAAACTCTTCTTATGTTTGCAGTGTGGCAAAACATTTACGCAAAAGAAGAATCTCAACAGACACATCCGGGGGCACATGGGTATCCGCCCCTTCCAGTGCATGGTGTGCCTGAAGACCTTCACTGCCAAGAGTACGCTTCAGGATCACCTGAATATACACAGTGGTGACAGGCCCTACAAGTGTCATTGTTGTGACATGGACTTTAAACACAAGTCTGctcttaaaaagcatttaacttCTGTTCATGGAAGGAGTAGCAGTGACAAACCAAACCTGAACACtattacaaaagttaaaatAGACTATGATTAA
- the ZBTB26 gene encoding zinc finger and BTB domain-containing protein 26 isoform X1, whose translation MSERSDILHFKFDNYGDSMLQKMNKLREENKFCDVVVHIDDVEVHGHKIVFAAGSPFLRDQFLLNDSRDVKISILQSSEVGRQLLLSCYSGILEFPEMELVNYLTAASFLQMSHIVERCTQALWKFIKPKQPLESKECEQQSDSSELKEHQGDDDSLQQDSPCIQPSEDSMDMEDSDIQIIKVESIGEVTEVRNKKDQNQFISSEQTALHSSEPQHFLINSTVENRTSEIEQNHLHNYALSYAGSDNIILASKDMFGPNNRGIDKGLQWHHQCPKCTRVFRHLENYANHLKMHKLFMCLLCGKTFTQKGNLHRHMRVHAGIKPFQCKICGKTFSQKCSLQDHLNLHSGDKPHKCNYCDMVFAHKPVLRKHLKQLHGKNSFDNANERNVQDITVDFDSFTCSAATDSKVCQQADASQVLDAGKLPQAVLGLRNDSTCVN comes from the coding sequence ATGTCAGAAAGATCAGATATTCTTCACTTCAAGTTTGACAATTATGGGGATTCgatgttacagaaaatgaacaaattgagggaagaaaacaaattttgtgATGTCGTGGTTCATATAGATGACGTTGAAGTTCATGGGCATAAAATTGTGTTTGCTGCTGGCTCTCCCTTTTTAAGAGATCAGTTCTTACTAAATGACTCCAGAGATGTAAAAATCTCTATACTGCAGAGTTCAGAGGTGGGAAGgcagctgcttctctcctgTTACAGTGGCATTCTGGAGTTTCCCGAAATGGAACTGGTAAACTACTTGACTGCCGCAAGCTTTCTGCAGATGAGCCACATTGTTGAGCGATGTACGCAGGCCCTCTGGAAGTTTATAAAACCGAAGCAGCCATTGGAGAGCAAGGAGTGTGAACAGCAAAGTGACTCCTCTGAGCTGAAGGAACATCAAGGAGACGATGACTCTCTGCAGCAAGATTCACCTTGTATTCAGCCTTCAGAAGACAGTATGGACATGGAGGATAGCGATATTCAGATCATCAAGGTGGAGTCCATTGGGGAGGTAACAGAAGTTAGGAATAAGAAGGATCAGAACCAGTTTATTTCTTCGGAACAAACTGCACTGCATTCCTCAGAGCCTCAACACTTTCTTATCAACTCCACTGTTGAAAACAGGACAAGTGAAATAGAGCAAAATCACCTCCACAACTATGCCCTTTCATATGCTGGCAGTGATAACATCATTCTGGCCTCTAAAGATATGTTTGGGCCTAACAACCGAGGTATAGACAAAGGCCTCCAGTGGCACCATCAGTGTCCAAAGTGCACAAGAGTATTTCGGCATCTGGAAAACTATGCTAATCACTTAAAGATGCATAAACTATTCATGTGTCTACTCTGTGGCAAGACATTCACTCAGAAAGGTAATCTTCACCGGCACATGAGAGTGCATGCAGGCATCAAACCGTTCCAATGTAAGATCTGTGGGAAAACGTTCTCTCAGAAATGTTCCTTACAGGACCATCTCAACCTGCACAGTGGGGACAAGCCCCATAAATGTAACTACTGTGACATGGTTTTTGCGCATAAACCTGTTCTGAGGAAACATCTTAAACAGCTACATGGTAAAAATAGCTTTGACAATGCTAATGAAAGAAACGTTCAAGACATAACCGTGGACTTCGATTCATTCACGTGCAGCGCTGCTACAGACAGTAAGGTCTGTCAGCAAGCTGATGCAAGCCAGGTACTGGATGCAGGGAAGCTGCCtcaggctgtgctgggtttAAGAAATGATAGTACCTGCGTCAACTAA
- the ZBTB26 gene encoding zinc finger and BTB domain-containing protein 26 isoform X2 translates to MSERSDILHFKFDNYGDSMLQKMNKLREENKFCDVVVHIDDVEVHGHKIVFAAGSPFLRDQFLLNDSRDVKISILQSSEVGRQLLLSCYSGILEFPEMELVNYLTAASFLQMSHIVERCTQALWKFIKPKQPLESKECEQQSDSSELKEHQGDDDSLQQDSPCIQPSEDSMDMEDSDIQIIKVESIGEVTEVRNKKDQNQFISSEQTALHSSEPQHFLINSTVENRTSEIEQNHLHNYALSYAGSDNIILASKDMFGPNNRGIDKGLQWHHQCPKCTRVFRHLENYANHLKMHKLFMCLLCGKTFTQKGDSRLRPFERLLLWAASKPSAVQLEASLCLGRWRKEQRGQVCEITQFF, encoded by the exons ATGTCAGAAAGATCAGATATTCTTCACTTCAAGTTTGACAATTATGGGGATTCgatgttacagaaaatgaacaaattgagggaagaaaacaaattttgtgATGTCGTGGTTCATATAGATGACGTTGAAGTTCATGGGCATAAAATTGTGTTTGCTGCTGGCTCTCCCTTTTTAAGAGATCAGTTCTTACTAAATGACTCCAGAGATGTAAAAATCTCTATACTGCAGAGTTCAGAGGTGGGAAGgcagctgcttctctcctgTTACAGTGGCATTCTGGAGTTTCCCGAAATGGAACTGGTAAACTACTTGACTGCCGCAAGCTTTCTGCAGATGAGCCACATTGTTGAGCGATGTACGCAGGCCCTCTGGAAGTTTATAAAACCGAAGCAGCCATTGGAGAGCAAGGAGTGTGAACAGCAAAGTGACTCCTCTGAGCTGAAGGAACATCAAGGAGACGATGACTCTCTGCAGCAAGATTCACCTTGTATTCAGCCTTCAGAAGACAGTATGGACATGGAGGATAGCGATATTCAGATCATCAAGGTGGAGTCCATTGGGGAGGTAACAGAAGTTAGGAATAAGAAGGATCAGAACCAGTTTATTTCTTCGGAACAAACTGCACTGCATTCCTCAGAGCCTCAACACTTTCTTATCAACTCCACTGTTGAAAACAGGACAAGTGAAATAGAGCAAAATCACCTCCACAACTATGCCCTTTCATATGCTGGCAGTGATAACATCATTCTGGCCTCTAAAGATATGTTTGGGCCTAACAACCGAGGTATAGACAAAGGCCTCCAGTGGCACCATCAGTGTCCAAAGTGCACAAGAGTATTTCGGCATCTGGAAAACTATGCTAATCACTTAAAGATGCATAAACTATTCATGTGTCTACTCTGTGGCAAGACATTCACTCAGAAAG GAGACTCAAGACTAAGACCTTTTGAAAGACTGTTGCTGTGGGCTGCAAGTAAACCATCTGCTGTACAGTTAGAGGCCTCTCTGTGTCTGGGCAGATGGAGGAAAGAGCAAAGAGGACAAGTCTGTGAGATAacccaatttttttaa